The following are encoded together in the Sphingomonas insulae genome:
- a CDS encoding recombinase family protein: protein MGKTLGYARVSTDDQDVQTQKAKLEGLGAVVVFSDIGNGSSLDGRTQLEAAIRLLEPGDELLALHPDRLARDTGDLLTIGKRVIERSAILRIYDPAITLDGTDMMAEVMLTIFGMIGMMEKHFIKARQRRGIDAAKARGDVYKGRPATISQDDVRQLRAEGLGATEIAKRLKIGRASVYRALAA from the coding sequence ATGGGGAAGACGCTGGGTTACGCGAGGGTGAGCACGGACGACCAGGACGTTCAGACCCAGAAGGCCAAGCTGGAAGGCCTTGGTGCTGTGGTCGTGTTCAGCGACATTGGTAATGGATCTTCCCTGGACGGTCGGACCCAGCTTGAGGCGGCAATCCGGCTGCTCGAACCCGGCGATGAACTTCTGGCCCTTCATCCCGACCGTCTCGCTCGTGACACCGGCGATCTGCTCACCATCGGCAAGCGCGTCATCGAGCGTAGTGCAATCCTGCGTATCTATGATCCGGCCATCACGCTGGATGGCACGGACATGATGGCTGAGGTTATGCTGACCATCTTTGGCATGATTGGCATGATGGAGAAGCACTTCATCAAGGCGCGGCAGCGCAGGGGCATCGACGCCGCGAAGGCCCGAGGTGATGTTTACAAGGGCCGGCCCGCCACGATCAGCCAGGACGATGTTCGCCAGCTTCGGGCCGAGGGGTTGGGCGCGACCGAGATCGCCAAGCGCCTCAAGATTGGGCGCGCGTCGGTTTACCGGGCGCTGGCTGCATGA
- a CDS encoding GIY-YIG nuclease family protein: protein MRPAIYMMANGRNGTIYVGVTSNLTRRAWEHREGSSDGFTKRYGCKLLVWFEAADTMEAAILREKQLKAGSRAKKITLIEAMNPKWHDLYEQIAHG, encoded by the coding sequence ATGCGGCCAGCGATATACATGATGGCGAACGGGCGAAACGGCACGATCTACGTCGGCGTGACCTCGAACCTGACCCGTCGCGCATGGGAACATCGCGAAGGAAGCAGCGACGGCTTCACCAAGCGTTACGGCTGCAAGCTACTCGTGTGGTTCGAAGCGGCCGATACGATGGAGGCGGCGATTCTGCGTGAAAAGCAACTCAAGGCCGGATCGCGTGCGAAGAAGATCACGCTGATCGAAGCGATGAACCCCAAGTGGCACGACCTTTACGAGCAAATCGCGCATGGCTGA
- the scpA gene encoding methylmalonyl-CoA mutase: protein MAIIETNTGEDSGATTKVTPAPEPTPHPTLSDWQTAAAKEVKGKDLTWHTPEGIAVKPLYTAEDAPVDPGLPGFAPFTRGVRASMYAGRPWTVRQYAGFSTAEESNAFYRRNLAAGQKGLSVAFDLATHRGYDSDHPRVTGDVGKAGVAIDSVEDMKILFDGIPLDQMSVSMTMNGAVIPILAFFIVAGEEQGVDRKLLDGTIQNDILKEFMVRNTYIYPPEPSMRIISDIFGYTSREMTKFNSISISGYHMQEAGATQLHELAFTIADGMEYVKYGVASGLDIDKFAGRLSFFFAIGMNFFMEIAKLRAARVLWHRAMTQLGAQDERSKMLRTHCQTSGVSLTEQDPYNNVMRTTIEAMAAMLGGTQSLHTNALDEAIALPTDFSARIARNTQIVIQEETGMTKVVDPLGGSYYVESLTQSLVDGAWEIIERVQAEGGMAKAVAAGWPKAMIEEASAARAARVDRGEDVIVGVNKYRKADEDPIDILDVDNVAVREAQIRRIERVKATRDAAACRTALDALREGARGSGNLLALAVDAARARATLGEISSAMEDVFGRFGTQPTPVKGVYGGAYADDVRWERLADGVAATERRLGRKPRMLVAKMGQDGHDRGANLVSSMFGDLGFEVVPGPLFQTPKEAAVLALESDVDVVGASSLAAGHKTLIPELIGHLREAGRADIKVIAGGVIPAQDYQALRDAGVQAIFGPGTNLIKAAEDVLRLLGHNMPPQEDAAG from the coding sequence ATGGCGATCATTGAGACCAACACCGGCGAGGATAGCGGCGCGACCACCAAGGTCACGCCCGCCCCCGAACCGACCCCGCATCCGACGCTGTCCGACTGGCAGACCGCCGCCGCCAAGGAGGTGAAGGGCAAGGACCTGACGTGGCATACGCCCGAAGGGATCGCGGTCAAGCCGCTCTACACGGCGGAAGACGCCCCGGTGGACCCGGGTCTGCCCGGCTTTGCGCCCTTCACGCGCGGCGTGCGCGCATCGATGTATGCGGGGCGGCCTTGGACGGTGCGGCAATATGCCGGCTTCTCGACCGCCGAGGAATCGAACGCCTTCTACCGTCGCAACCTTGCCGCCGGGCAGAAGGGGCTGTCGGTCGCGTTCGACCTCGCCACGCACCGCGGCTACGACAGCGACCATCCGCGCGTCACCGGCGACGTCGGCAAGGCGGGCGTCGCGATCGATTCGGTCGAGGACATGAAGATCCTGTTCGACGGAATTCCGCTCGACCAGATGAGCGTCAGCATGACGATGAACGGCGCGGTGATCCCGATCCTCGCCTTCTTCATCGTCGCGGGCGAGGAACAGGGCGTCGACCGCAAGCTGCTCGACGGGACCATCCAGAACGACATCCTCAAGGAGTTCATGGTCCGCAACACCTATATCTACCCGCCCGAACCGAGCATGCGGATCATCAGCGACATCTTCGGCTACACCAGCCGCGAGATGACTAAGTTCAACAGCATCTCGATCAGCGGCTATCACATGCAGGAGGCGGGAGCGACGCAGCTCCACGAGCTCGCCTTCACCATCGCCGACGGCATGGAATATGTGAAATACGGCGTCGCCTCCGGCCTCGACATCGACAAATTCGCCGGGCGCCTCAGCTTCTTTTTTGCGATCGGCATGAACTTCTTCATGGAGATCGCCAAGCTGCGCGCCGCGCGCGTGCTGTGGCATCGCGCGATGACGCAATTGGGCGCGCAGGATGAGCGATCGAAGATGCTGCGCACGCATTGCCAGACGTCGGGCGTGTCGCTGACCGAGCAGGACCCGTACAACAACGTCATGCGCACGACGATCGAGGCGATGGCGGCGATGCTGGGCGGTACCCAGTCGCTGCACACCAATGCGCTGGACGAGGCGATCGCGCTGCCCACCGATTTCTCCGCCCGCATCGCCCGCAACACGCAGATCGTGATCCAGGAAGAGACGGGGATGACCAAGGTCGTCGATCCGCTGGGGGGCTCCTATTACGTCGAGAGCCTGACGCAGAGCCTCGTCGATGGTGCATGGGAGATCATCGAGCGCGTGCAGGCCGAGGGCGGCATGGCCAAGGCGGTCGCCGCGGGCTGGCCCAAGGCAATGATCGAAGAGGCCTCCGCCGCACGCGCCGCGCGCGTCGACCGGGGCGAGGACGTGATCGTCGGCGTCAACAAATACCGCAAGGCGGACGAGGACCCGATCGACATCCTCGACGTCGACAATGTCGCGGTCCGTGAGGCGCAGATCCGGCGGATCGAGCGAGTCAAGGCGACCCGCGACGCGGCGGCGTGCCGGACGGCGCTGGATGCACTGCGCGAAGGCGCGCGCGGTTCGGGCAACCTGCTCGCGCTCGCGGTCGATGCAGCGCGCGCCCGCGCCACGCTGGGCGAGATCAGCAGCGCGATGGAAGACGTGTTCGGCCGGTTCGGGACGCAGCCGACGCCGGTGAAGGGCGTATACGGCGGAGCCTATGCCGACGACGTGCGCTGGGAACGGCTGGCGGACGGCGTCGCCGCCACGGAACGGCGCCTCGGCCGCAAGCCGCGCATGCTCGTCGCCAAGATGGGGCAGGACGGGCATGATCGCGGCGCCAACCTCGTCAGCAGCATGTTCGGCGATCTGGGATTCGAGGTCGTCCCAGGCCCGCTGTTCCAGACGCCGAAGGAAGCCGCCGTCCTTGCGCTGGAGAGCGACGTCGACGTCGTCGGCGCCTCCAGCCTTGCCGCGGGGCACAAGACGTTGATTCCCGAACTGATCGGCCATTTGCGCGAGGCGGGGCGTGCCGATATCAAGGTGATCGCCGGCGGCGTCATCCCGGCGCAGGACTACCAGGCGTTGCGCGATGCCGGGGTGCAGGCAATCTTCGGACCGGGTACGAACCTCATTAAGGCGGCGGAGGATGTCCTTCGCCTGCTCGGCCACAACATGCCCCCGCAGGAGGATGCCGCAGGATGA
- a CDS encoding acetyl-CoA carboxylase biotin carboxylase subunit: MFKKILVANRGEIACRVFRTAKRMGIKTVAVYSDADARAPHVLMADEAVRLGPAPAAESYLKAELILLAAKETGADCIHPGYGFLSERESFARACADAGIAFVGPPPNAIAAMGDKIESKKLAKAAGVNVVPGFLGEIADTDEAVRIASDIGYPVMMKASAGGGGKGMRLAYSEQDVREGFEATKREGLASFGDDRVFIEKFIESPRHIEIQVLGDQHGNILYLNERECSIQRRHQKVVEEAPSPFVTPAMRKAMGEQAVALARAVGYYSAGTVELIVSGADTTGQGFYFLEMNTRLQVEHPVTEEITGLDLVEQMIRVAAGEPLGINQDQVGINGWSIENRVYAEDPYRGFLPSIGRLVRYNPPVAATAEDARVRVDDGVREGGEVSMFYDPMIAKLVTWAPTREAAIDAQVAALDAFEIEGPGTNIDFLSALMQHSRFRSGAITTGFIAEEYPDGFHGAPAAADLTRMLAAVAAFAATAHADRARRIDGQLGHRLQPPGDWAVRIEGTDHAVQVSTDGIVVDGEAVDIALEYTPGDRMVEAEIGEDDHLSVRIAPVRSGFRLTTRGASHVARVLPAHIAPYAQHLIEKMPPDLSRFLIAPMPGLLVRLDVGEGDAVEAGQPLAVVEAMKMENILRAEKSGRVKAVSAVAGDSLAVDQIILEME; this comes from the coding sequence ATGTTCAAGAAAATCCTGGTCGCCAATCGCGGTGAAATCGCCTGCCGCGTGTTCCGCACCGCGAAACGGATGGGGATCAAGACCGTCGCGGTCTATTCCGACGCAGATGCCCGCGCGCCGCACGTGCTGATGGCGGACGAGGCGGTGCGCCTCGGGCCGGCACCCGCGGCGGAGAGCTACCTCAAGGCCGAGCTGATCCTGCTCGCCGCCAAGGAAACCGGCGCCGACTGCATCCACCCCGGCTACGGCTTCCTGTCGGAACGTGAGAGTTTCGCACGCGCCTGCGCCGACGCCGGCATCGCCTTCGTCGGCCCACCGCCGAACGCGATCGCGGCGATGGGCGACAAGATCGAATCGAAGAAGCTCGCCAAGGCCGCGGGCGTCAACGTCGTCCCCGGTTTCCTGGGTGAGATCGCCGACACCGACGAGGCGGTGCGTATCGCGTCCGACATCGGCTATCCGGTGATGATGAAGGCGTCGGCCGGCGGCGGCGGCAAGGGCATGCGCCTCGCCTACAGCGAGCAGGACGTGCGGGAGGGGTTCGAGGCGACAAAGCGCGAAGGCCTCGCGAGCTTCGGCGACGACCGCGTCTTCATCGAGAAGTTCATCGAATCGCCGCGCCATATCGAAATCCAGGTGCTCGGTGACCAGCACGGCAATATCCTGTACCTCAACGAACGCGAATGCTCGATCCAGCGCCGCCACCAGAAGGTGGTCGAGGAGGCACCCTCGCCCTTCGTCACGCCTGCGATGCGCAAGGCGATGGGCGAACAGGCGGTCGCCCTTGCGCGCGCGGTCGGCTATTACAGTGCCGGTACGGTCGAGCTGATCGTCTCGGGCGCGGACACCACCGGTCAGGGCTTCTACTTCCTCGAAATGAACACCCGGCTGCAGGTCGAGCATCCGGTGACCGAGGAGATCACCGGCCTCGACCTGGTCGAACAGATGATCCGCGTCGCCGCGGGCGAACCGCTGGGAATTAACCAGGACCAGGTCGGTATCAACGGCTGGTCGATCGAGAACCGCGTCTATGCCGAGGATCCCTATCGCGGCTTCCTGCCGAGCATCGGCCGACTGGTGCGCTACAACCCGCCGGTCGCCGCAACCGCCGAGGACGCGCGCGTCCGCGTCGACGACGGCGTGCGCGAGGGCGGCGAGGTCAGCATGTTCTACGACCCGATGATCGCCAAGCTCGTCACCTGGGCGCCGACCCGCGAAGCGGCGATCGATGCGCAGGTCGCCGCGCTCGATGCGTTCGAGATCGAGGGGCCGGGCACCAACATCGACTTCCTGTCGGCGCTGATGCAGCACTCTCGCTTCCGCAGCGGCGCGATCACGACGGGCTTCATCGCCGAGGAATATCCCGACGGGTTCCATGGCGCGCCGGCCGCGGCCGACCTGACCCGCATGCTGGCCGCGGTGGCAGCCTTCGCCGCCACCGCGCATGCCGATCGCGCGCGCCGGATCGATGGTCAATTGGGTCACCGCCTGCAACCGCCCGGCGACTGGGCCGTGCGGATCGAGGGCACCGACCATGCCGTGCAGGTGTCGACCGACGGTATCGTGGTGGACGGCGAAGCGGTCGATATCGCACTGGAATACACCCCCGGCGACCGGATGGTGGAGGCGGAGATCGGCGAGGACGACCATCTCTCCGTCCGCATCGCACCGGTGCGCAGCGGTTTTCGCCTGACCACGCGCGGCGCCAGCCACGTCGCACGCGTGCTGCCCGCACACATCGCGCCCTACGCGCAGCACCTGATCGAAAAGATGCCGCCCGACCTGTCGCGCTTCCTGATCGCGCCGATGCCGGGACTGCTCGTCCGTCTCGATGTCGGCGAAGGCGATGCGGTCGAGGCGGGGCAGCCGCTCGCTGTGGTCGAGGCGATGAAGATGGAAAACATCCTGCGCGCCGAGAAGTCCGGACGGGTCAAGGCCGTCTCCGCCGTGGCGGGCGACAGCCTGGCGGTCGACCAGATCATCCTCGAAATGGAATGA
- a CDS encoding DUF4160 domain-containing protein — MPTVLRIGAFRFYFYSHEPNEPPHIHIDRGDATIKVWLTVVEVAKSRGFRAHEINDLLSMVEEHRTGLLEAWHEYFG; from the coding sequence ATGCCGACGGTGCTGCGGATCGGTGCATTTCGTTTCTATTTCTACAGTCACGAACCCAACGAACCGCCGCATATCCACATCGATCGCGGCGATGCCACGATCAAGGTGTGGCTGACCGTCGTGGAGGTCGCAAAGAGCCGCGGCTTCCGCGCGCACGAGATCAACGACCTGCTATCGATGGTCGAGGAACACCGGACCGGCTTGCTGGAGGCGTGGCATGAATATTTCGGCTAG
- the bioB gene encoding biotin synthase BioB, with translation MTRTDWTRDEIAALFDLPFDELMYQAQTVHRAHHAPSEVQLSTLLSIKTGGCPEDCGYCSQSVSADSGVKATKLMDVRAVLQAAAQAKDNGSTRFCMGAAWRNPKDRDMGAIVQMVEGVRGMGMETCMTLGMLEPHQAKQLAAAGLDYYNHNIDTSPERYADVITTRSFQERLDTLDAVRSAGINVCCGGIVGMGETREDRVGFVHALATLPEHPGSVPVNALVPVKGTVLGDMLADTPLARIDEIEFVRTVAVARITMPESMVRLSAGRESMSESTQALCFMAGANSIFTGDKLLTAGNAGDDKDTALFAKLGMTPMAADCRLAEAAE, from the coding sequence ATGACCCGTACCGACTGGACCCGCGACGAGATTGCCGCGCTGTTCGATCTGCCCTTCGACGAGCTGATGTACCAGGCGCAGACCGTGCATCGCGCGCACCATGCGCCGAGCGAGGTGCAGCTGTCGACGCTCCTCTCGATCAAGACCGGCGGCTGCCCGGAGGATTGCGGCTATTGCTCGCAGTCGGTCAGCGCCGACAGCGGCGTCAAGGCGACCAAGCTGATGGACGTGCGCGCGGTCCTGCAGGCCGCGGCGCAGGCCAAGGACAATGGCTCGACCCGCTTCTGCATGGGCGCGGCGTGGCGCAACCCCAAGGACCGCGACATGGGCGCGATCGTCCAGATGGTCGAGGGCGTGCGCGGCATGGGTATGGAAACCTGCATGACGCTGGGCATGCTGGAGCCGCATCAGGCAAAGCAGCTCGCCGCCGCGGGCCTCGATTACTACAACCACAACATCGACACATCGCCCGAACGATACGCCGATGTCATCACGACGCGCAGCTTCCAGGAACGGCTCGACACGCTGGACGCGGTGCGTTCGGCCGGGATCAACGTGTGCTGCGGCGGCATCGTCGGCATGGGCGAGACGCGCGAGGATCGCGTGGGCTTCGTCCATGCGCTCGCCACCCTGCCGGAGCATCCGGGCAGCGTGCCGGTCAACGCGCTCGTGCCGGTCAAGGGGACGGTGCTGGGCGACATGCTCGCCGACACGCCGCTCGCCAGGATCGACGAGATCGAATTCGTCCGCACCGTCGCCGTCGCGCGCATCACCATGCCCGAAAGCATGGTGCGCCTGTCGGCGGGGCGTGAGAGCATGTCCGAATCGACGCAGGCCCTGTGCTTCATGGCCGGCGCCAATTCGATCTTCACCGGCGACAAGCTGCTGACCGCAGGCAATGCCGGCGACGACAAGGATACCGCACTGTTCGCCAAGCTGGGCATGACGCCGATGGCGGCGGACTGCCGGCTGGCCGAGGCGGCGGAGTGA
- a CDS encoding copper resistance protein B, whose protein sequence is MTTLAMTLAIAAAAPAAAQMHDMGGMTMPNMTMPAKQAPVKRARRTPAPAGAAPRKPAPSTIPAKVTPARGAASPQAATTMPHMAMPAAADPCPPEHAAMGHCTTAAMASDPVPEPVGTDQDAGDAPPPAPPTTLAAARFYDPAVMAMANRKMRDEHGGMPMNQILFNLAEVQVRSGRDGYRWDGAAWFGGDIHRLVVKSEGEGAFADRIERAEVQAVYSRALDPYWNLQAGIRQDLEADARRSYATIGVEGLAPYWFDVEGALFLSDKGDVLARVEAWYDQRLTQRAILQPRVELNLAAQDMPGSRIGAGLSTAEIGLRLRYEFKRELAPYIGMSWERNYGATARYARADGDDGGGLAFVAGLRAWF, encoded by the coding sequence ATGACGACACTGGCCATGACCCTGGCGATCGCGGCGGCGGCACCTGCTGCGGCGCAGATGCACGACATGGGCGGCATGACGATGCCGAACATGACGATGCCGGCCAAGCAGGCCCCGGTCAAACGCGCCCGCAGAACGCCTGCACCGGCAGGAGCCGCGCCGCGCAAGCCCGCGCCATCCACGATACCGGCGAAGGTCACCCCCGCCCGCGGCGCCGCATCGCCGCAGGCAGCAACGACCATGCCGCACATGGCGATGCCCGCCGCCGCGGATCCATGTCCGCCAGAGCATGCAGCGATGGGTCATTGCACCACGGCGGCGATGGCGTCCGATCCCGTGCCAGAACCGGTCGGCACCGATCAGGACGCCGGCGATGCCCCCCCGCCCGCGCCGCCCACCACGCTGGCGGCGGCACGATTCTACGATCCCGCCGTCATGGCGATGGCCAACCGCAAGATGCGCGACGAGCATGGCGGCATGCCGATGAACCAGATCCTCTTCAATCTCGCCGAGGTTCAGGTGCGCAGCGGTCGCGATGGCTATCGCTGGGATGGCGCGGCCTGGTTCGGCGGCGACATCCATCGACTGGTCGTCAAGAGCGAAGGAGAAGGCGCTTTCGCCGACCGGATCGAACGTGCCGAGGTCCAGGCGGTATATTCCCGCGCGCTGGACCCATATTGGAATCTGCAGGCCGGCATCAGGCAGGATCTGGAGGCTGATGCGCGGCGGAGCTATGCCACCATCGGGGTCGAGGGGCTCGCACCCTATTGGTTCGATGTCGAAGGCGCCCTGTTCCTGTCCGACAAGGGCGACGTGCTCGCCCGGGTCGAGGCATGGTACGATCAACGCCTCACCCAGCGTGCGATCCTGCAGCCGCGCGTCGAACTGAACCTTGCCGCGCAGGATATGCCGGGCAGCCGCATCGGCGCGGGCCTGTCGACCGCCGAGATCGGACTGCGGCTTCGCTACGAATTCAAACGGGAACTGGCACCCTATATCGGAATGTCGTGGGAGCGTAATTATGGTGCGACTGCGCGCTACGCACGCGCCGATGGCGACGATGGCGGCGGGCTTGCATTCGTTGCCGGATTGCGCGCCTGGTTCTGA
- the mce gene encoding methylmalonyl-CoA epimerase, with protein MTLGRLNHVGVATPSIAQSIDTYRTLLGAEAIGEPFDLPAQGVRVCFIDTPNTQIELIEPYDDASPIAGFLRNNPAGGQHHVCFEVPDIHAAVADLKAKGARVLGEPRIGAHGTPIVFVHPKDMGGVLVELMETPHGDH; from the coding sequence ATGACCCTCGGCCGCCTCAACCATGTCGGCGTCGCCACGCCGTCGATCGCCCAATCGATCGACACCTACCGCACCCTGCTCGGCGCGGAGGCGATCGGCGAGCCGTTCGACCTGCCCGCGCAGGGCGTGAGGGTCTGCTTCATCGACACGCCCAACACGCAGATCGAGCTGATCGAGCCCTATGACGACGCTTCGCCGATCGCCGGTTTTCTGCGCAACAACCCTGCGGGCGGGCAGCATCATGTCTGCTTCGAGGTGCCCGACATCCACGCGGCGGTCGCCGACCTGAAAGCCAAGGGTGCGCGTGTGCTCGGCGAACCGCGCATCGGCGCGCACGGCACGCCGATCGTGTTCGTCCACCCGAAGGACATGGGCGGCGTGCTCGTCGAACTGATGGAGACGCCGCATGGCGATCATTGA
- a CDS encoding lysozyme inhibitor LprI family protein → MIRITVMAALLIATPAFAQTQAQMNQTAGSQYKAADAAMTRQWQRTYAYMKGRDAQDRSRGGGFGYAAATLASQRDWLAFRDAQCTIEGGEFAGGSMQPLANAQCKTRLTRERTAQLAKLLWTNR, encoded by the coding sequence ATGATCCGTATCACCGTAATGGCCGCACTGCTGATCGCCACCCCGGCGTTCGCGCAGACGCAGGCGCAGATGAACCAGACCGCGGGCAGCCAGTACAAGGCCGCCGACGCCGCGATGACCCGCCAATGGCAACGCACCTATGCCTATATGAAGGGTCGCGACGCGCAGGACCGGTCGCGCGGCGGCGGCTTCGGCTATGCCGCGGCGACGCTGGCGAGCCAGCGTGACTGGCTTGCCTTTCGCGACGCGCAATGCACGATCGAGGGCGGCGAATTTGCCGGCGGATCGATGCAACCGCTGGCCAATGCGCAGTGCAAGACCCGATTGACCCGCGAGCGCACGGCGCAGCTCGCCAAGCTTCTATGGACGAACCGATGA
- a CDS encoding copper resistance system multicopper oxidase, translating into MMPSAAIVFEDYMTRLTRRRFLRDATLGGGAITAAWLPGWAQPVSAGIAQGIATPLPTLSGDTIALRVAHQMMTIDGKPSHAIGINGTVPAPLIRLRQGQTARLTVTNDLDEETSIHWHGLLVPFQMDGVPGISFPGIPARSTFTYEFPVIQAGTYWYHSHSGLQEQMGHYGPIVIDPAGADPIGSDREHVIVLSDHSPLHPHTIFRKLKLQGGYFNYQKQTLGSLLAGRDQSAGERRMWGGMRMDPTDVSDVTGATYTYLVNGHGPGDNWTALFAPGERVRLRIINASAMTNFNVRIPGLTLTIVQADGQDVKPVTVDEFQIAVAETYDVIVEPTISIAYTLVAEAWDRSGMARATLAPRVGMTAVVPALRNRPLATMADMGMGTMAGMDHGSSHDMPAMAHPATKADDAAAACPPEHAAMGHCTPGAGASGTAAMAGMSHGMRDFANAPGLPKTPTVQTVAPMPVDRTGEPPQGLGDAGHRILVYRDLVAVKSNPDPRAPSRRMQIHLTGNMERYMWAFDGVKLNEVKAPIPFRQGERIRVTLVNDTMMAHPIHLHGHFFELVTGHGDHAPRKHTINVAPGGTATFDLTADAVGDWAFHCHMLYHMHAGMMQVVTVRPDGAGIDGKTEAA; encoded by the coding sequence ATGATGCCAAGCGCCGCCATCGTGTTCGAGGATTACATGACCCGACTGACCCGCCGCCGCTTCCTACGCGATGCCACGCTTGGCGGCGGTGCGATCACCGCCGCCTGGCTGCCCGGCTGGGCGCAGCCGGTTTCGGCAGGGATCGCGCAGGGTATTGCGACGCCGCTTCCCACCCTGTCAGGCGACACCATCGCGCTCCGGGTCGCGCATCAGATGATGACGATCGATGGCAAGCCGTCGCATGCGATCGGCATCAACGGCACCGTCCCCGCCCCATTGATCCGTCTGAGACAAGGACAGACCGCACGTCTGACGGTCACCAACGATCTGGACGAGGAAACGTCGATCCACTGGCACGGACTGCTCGTGCCGTTTCAGATGGACGGCGTACCGGGGATCAGCTTTCCCGGAATTCCGGCGCGTTCGACGTTCACCTACGAGTTTCCGGTGATCCAGGCGGGGACCTATTGGTATCACAGCCACTCGGGATTGCAGGAGCAGATGGGGCATTACGGCCCGATCGTGATCGATCCAGCCGGCGCCGATCCGATCGGGTCGGACCGCGAACATGTGATCGTCCTGTCGGATCACAGCCCGCTGCATCCGCACACCATCTTTCGCAAGCTGAAGCTTCAGGGCGGCTATTTCAATTACCAGAAGCAGACGCTCGGCAGCCTTCTTGCCGGGCGCGACCAATCGGCCGGCGAACGGCGGATGTGGGGCGGCATGCGGATGGATCCGACCGATGTGTCCGACGTGACGGGCGCGACCTATACCTATCTGGTCAACGGGCATGGGCCGGGGGACAATTGGACCGCTTTGTTCGCACCGGGCGAACGCGTCAGGCTGCGCATCATCAACGCATCCGCGATGACCAACTTCAACGTCCGCATCCCCGGCCTCACGCTGACCATCGTGCAGGCCGATGGTCAGGACGTGAAACCGGTGACGGTCGACGAATTCCAGATCGCGGTCGCCGAAACCTATGACGTGATCGTCGAGCCGACCATATCCATCGCCTACACGCTGGTCGCGGAAGCATGGGATCGATCGGGCATGGCACGGGCGACGCTGGCACCGCGGGTCGGCATGACCGCCGTCGTCCCTGCGCTGCGCAACCGCCCGCTCGCGACCATGGCGGACATGGGGATGGGCACCATGGCCGGGATGGATCATGGGTCATCGCATGACATGCCGGCGATGGCGCATCCTGCGACCAAGGCGGATGACGCCGCCGCGGCATGCCCGCCCGAACACGCCGCGATGGGGCATTGCACGCCCGGGGCCGGGGCGAGCGGCACTGCCGCCATGGCCGGCATGAGCCATGGGATGCGCGACTTCGCGAACGCGCCGGGCCTGCCGAAGACGCCGACGGTGCAGACCGTCGCACCGATGCCGGTCGATCGAACCGGCGAACCCCCGCAGGGACTTGGCGACGCTGGCCATCGAATATTGGTATACCGGGACCTCGTCGCGGTGAAGAGCAACCCCGATCCGCGCGCGCCATCGCGCCGCATGCAGATTCATCTTACCGGCAACATGGAACGCTACATGTGGGCGTTCGACGGCGTGAAGCTTAACGAGGTGAAGGCGCCGATCCCGTTCCGGCAAGGCGAGCGGATCAGGGTGACGCTGGTCAACGATACGATGATGGCGCATCCGATCCATCTGCACGGCCATTTCTTCGAACTGGTGACCGGTCACGGCGACCATGCGCCCCGCAAACACACGATCAACGTCGCCCCCGGTGGCACCGCGACGTTCGACCTGACCGCAGACGCGGTCGGCGACTGGGCGTTCCATTGTCACATGCTCTATCACATGCACGCGGGCATGATGCAGGTCGTCACCGTCCGTCCGGACGGCGCGGGCATCGACGGCAAGACGGAAGCGGCATGA
- a CDS encoding DUF2442 domain-containing protein — protein sequence MNISARITDERVLDVRFDAASLIVDLMDGRSIAAPLAWYPRLLHATPEQRAHWEKAGAGYGIHWPDIDEDLSTDGLLRGAPAVTATR from the coding sequence ATGAATATTTCGGCTAGGATCACCGACGAACGCGTGCTCGACGTGCGCTTCGACGCCGCCAGCCTGATCGTCGACCTGATGGACGGCCGCAGCATCGCCGCGCCGCTCGCCTGGTATCCACGGCTGCTGCACGCCACGCCCGAACAGCGTGCGCATTGGGAAAAGGCGGGTGCCGGCTACGGCATCCACTGGCCCGACATCGACGAGGACCTGAGCACCGATGGCCTGCTGCGCGGCGCCCCCGCCGTCACGGCCACGCGCTGA